A genomic stretch from Silurus meridionalis isolate SWU-2019-XX chromosome 1, ASM1480568v1, whole genome shotgun sequence includes:
- the si:ch211-157b11.8 gene encoding angiopoietin-2 — protein sequence MTAVLTECDLHCHSQRLRDMASRLESAAVGKNGEKDLLLLMKSITQSDSPPTQSALTASPSTGLYPKNCYEIFQLGIKENGIYTIQPDPQKPALEAMCDMESAGGGWTVFQRRFDGQVDFNRTWSEYRDGFGSPQKEHWLGTAVLHALTASGQHILRITLQDWHQQTRHAIYNNFKVAGENQRV from the exons ATGACGGCTGTGCTAACCGAGTGTGACCTGCACTGCCACAGTCAAAGACTGAGAGATATGGCTAGCAGGCTAG aGAGTGCAGCTGTGgggaaaaatggagaaaaagacTTACTGCTGTTAATGAAAAGTATAACGCAGTCTGATTCACCACCAACACAAAGTGCTCTAACAG CATCTCCCTCTACAGGACTTTATCCAAAGAATTGCTATGAGATCTTTCAGCTTGGAATAAAAGAGAATGGAATATATACTATCCAACCAGACCCTCAAAAACCAGCACTTGAG GCTATGTGTGACATGGAGTCTGCTGGAGGTGGGTGGACAGTGTTTCAGCGTCGATTTGATGGACAAGTGGACTTTAACCGGACCTGGAGTGAGTACCGGGATGGTTTTGGTTCTCCACAAAAGGAGCACTGGTTAGGGACTGCAGTTCTACATGCTCTCACAGCCAGTGGGCAACACATACTTCGCATCACCTTACAAGACTGGCATCAACAGACCCGACATGCCATCTACAACAACTTTAAAGTGGCAGGGGAGAACCAGAG AGTTTAA